In Macadamia integrifolia cultivar HAES 741 chromosome 1, SCU_Mint_v3, whole genome shotgun sequence, a single window of DNA contains:
- the LOC122082814 gene encoding LRR receptor kinase BAK1, whose protein sequence is MRVMEREIATSFLLWLVLVFHPLTKICANMEGDALHTLRINLEDPNNVLQSWDPTLVNPCTWFHVTCNNDNSVIRVDLGNAALSGQLVPQLGQLKNLQYLELYSNNISGIIPGDLGNLTTLVSLDLYLNNFTGPIPDSLGKLTKLRFLRLNNNSLSGDIPMSLTNVTALQVLDLSNNHLSGVVPDNGSFSLFTPISFANNLGLCGPVTGRPCPGSPPFSPPPPFMPPPTAPSPGGNTATGAIAGGVAAGAALLFAAPAIGFAWWRRRKPQEHFFDVPAEEDPEVHLGQLKRFSLRELQVATDSFSNKNILGRGGFGKVYKGRLADGSLVAVKRLKEERTPGGELQFQTEVEMISMAVHRNLLRLRGFCMTPTERLLVYPYMANGSVASCLRERPPGDPPLDWPTRKRIALGSARGLSYLHDHCDPKIIHRDVKAANILLDEEFEAVVGDFGLAKLMDYKDTHVTTAVRGTIGHIAPEYLSTGKSSEKTDVFGYGIMLLELITGQRAFDLARLANDDDVMLLDWVKGLLKEKKLEMLVDPDLQNNYVEAEVEQLIQVALLCTQGSPMDRPKMSEVVRMLEGDGLAERWEEWQKVEVVRQEVELAPHRNSEWIVDSTDNLHAVELSGPR, encoded by the exons ATGAGAGTCATGGAGAGAGAGATCGCGACTTCGTTTCTACTCTGGTTGGTCTTGGTGTTTCATCCGTTGACGAAGATCTGTGCCAATATGGAAG GTGATGCTTTGCATACCCTTCGGATAAATTTAGAAGATCCTAATAATGTCCTGCAGAGTTGGGATCCTACTCTTGTCAATCCCTGCACATGGTTTCATGTTACATGCAACAATGATAACAGCGTTATCAGAGT TGATCTAGGGAATGCGGCATTGTCTGGTCAACTTGTCCCCCAACTTGGTCAGCTTAAAAATCTGCAGTACTT GGAGCTTTATAGTAATAACATCAGTGGAATTATTCCTGGTGACCTTGGGAATCTGACAACTTTGGTGAGCTTGGATCTTTATTTGAACAATTTCACTGGTCCCATTCCTGACAGCTTGGGGAAGCTGACAAAGCTGCGTTTCCT TCGGCTTAACAACAACAGCTTGTCGGGTGATATTCCAATGTCTTTGACAAATGTCACTGCCTTGCAAGTTCT GGATCTCTCTAACAACCATCTATCTGGAGTTGTTCCAGACAATGGCTCCTTTTCATTATTCACTCCCATCAG TTTTGCTAACAATTTGGGTTTGTGTGGCCCGGTTACTGGGCGTCCTTGCCCTGGATCTCCTCCGTTTTCTCCACCCCCACCATTTATGCCACCACCCACAGCCCCGTCTCCag GAGGAAATACTGCCACTGGAGCAATTGCTGGTGGAGTGGCTGCTGGTGCTGCTTTATTGTTTGCTGCACCTGCTATTGGGTTTGCGTGGTGGCGTCGACGGAAACCACAAGAGCATTTCTTTGATGTGCCTG CTGAGGAGGATCCAGAAGTTCATCTGGGTCAGCTGAAAAGGTTTTCTCTTCGAGAACTACAAGTTGCAACGGATAGCTTTAGCAACAAAAACATTCTTGGTAGAGGTGGATTTGGTAAGGTGTACAAGGGACGACTAGCAGATGGTTCATTGGTTGCCGTAAAACGACTAAAAGAAGAGCGTACACCAGGTGGGGAACTTCAGTTTCAGACAGAGGTAGAGATGATCAGCATGGCTGTTCATCGGAATCTGCTAAGGCTCCGAGGTTTTTGCATGACACCAACTGAACGCTTGCTTGTTTATCCCTATATGGCTAATGGAAGTGTTGCATCATGTTTGAGAG AACGTCCACCCGGAGACCCACCTCTTGATTGGCCTACACGAAAACGAATTGCTTTGGGATCGGCTAGAGGGCTTTCTTATTTGCATGATCATTGTGACCCTAAGATCATTCACCGTGATGTAAAAGCTGCAAATATTTTGTTGGATGAAGAGTTTGAGGCTGTTGTTGGAGATTTTGGGTTGGCTAAACTTATGGACTACAAAGATACGCATGTAACTACTGCTGTACGTGGAACAATTGGACATATAGCCCCAGAATACCTTTCCACTGGGAAATCTTCAGAGAAGACTGATGTTTTTGGGTACGGGATCATGCTTCTTGAACTTATAACTGGACAGAGGGCCTTTGATCTTGCCCGGCTtgcaaatgatgatgatgtcatGTTGCTGGATTGG GTGAAAGGACTTctaaaggagaagaaattgGAAATGCTGGTTGATCCTGATCTGCAAAACAATTATGTCGAAGCAGAAGTAGAGCAGCTAATTCAGGTTGCATTGCTTTGTACACAAGGGTCCCCAATGGACCGGCCTAAGATGTCAGAGGTGGTGAGAATGCTTGAAGGTGATGGGTTGGCAGAGAGGTGGGAAGAATGGCAGAAGGTGGAGGTAGTCCGCCAGGAGGTTGAGCTCGCCCCACACCGGAATTCCGAATGGATTGTTGACTCCACAGACAACTTACATGCTGTTGAATTATCTGGTCCAAGATGA